A single window of Thermoanaerobacterium sp. PSU-2 DNA harbors:
- a CDS encoding extracellular solute-binding protein, with translation MKVFKKIMLVLLSIMLIVSTSACSTGSKGSSNSNASKSSNSSGTTQKITLTFWNIFTNDPQKTIVKNIVDKWNQENPNVQIEQSITENDAYKTKIKTAIAANEAPDIIYAWGGGFSKPFVDAGKILALDDYLNDGTKDKMLPGALNNITYNGKVYGLTFAQQASVLYVNKELFDKYNVKIPTTFSELIDAIKTFKSKGITPFALGEKDEWPGMWYYDMIALREAGAQLSRDALNGKASFEDQAFVDAAEKLQEMVNAGAFDQGVMGLTRDEATAEFNQGKAAMYFGGNFDAASFEVDSSLVKGKVEAVRFPTIEGGKGDPTEYIGGGSDVLLVNANTKYKDEAVKAAKYLAENMSLEFYKVGAALPTWKYDSVDQSKVDPLEIQIMNNIVANSKDSVLAWDLYLEGDQAQTHKDLVAQLFAKQITPQDYAKQMQEKINGK, from the coding sequence ATGAAGGTGTTTAAAAAAATCATGCTGGTTTTACTATCAATTATGTTGATAGTCAGCACATCAGCATGTAGTACAGGTTCAAAAGGTTCAAGTAATTCTAATGCATCTAAGTCTTCAAATTCATCTGGTACAACTCAAAAGATAACGCTTACATTCTGGAATATCTTCACTAACGACCCGCAAAAGACCATAGTCAAAAATATAGTAGACAAATGGAATCAAGAGAATCCTAATGTGCAGATAGAGCAAAGTATAACTGAGAATGATGCGTATAAGACGAAGATAAAGACTGCAATAGCAGCAAATGAAGCTCCTGATATTATATATGCTTGGGGTGGAGGATTTTCAAAGCCATTTGTTGATGCAGGAAAGATATTGGCTCTTGACGATTATTTAAATGATGGTACAAAAGATAAGATGTTGCCTGGAGCGCTCAATAATATTACGTATAATGGAAAGGTTTACGGTCTGACATTTGCACAGCAAGCCAGCGTACTCTATGTAAACAAAGAGCTTTTTGACAAGTACAATGTAAAGATACCTACAACATTTAGCGAACTTATCGACGCTATAAAGACATTTAAGTCGAAAGGTATAACACCATTTGCTTTAGGTGAGAAAGATGAATGGCCTGGAATGTGGTACTATGACATGATAGCGCTTCGGGAAGCTGGCGCACAGCTTTCCAGAGATGCGCTAAATGGAAAAGCTTCTTTTGAAGATCAGGCATTCGTTGATGCGGCAGAAAAGCTACAAGAGATGGTAAATGCTGGTGCGTTTGACCAAGGTGTCATGGGTCTTACAAGAGATGAAGCGACAGCAGAATTCAATCAAGGCAAGGCTGCTATGTACTTCGGAGGAAATTTTGATGCAGCTTCATTTGAAGTAGATTCTTCATTAGTTAAAGGCAAGGTTGAAGCTGTAAGATTTCCTACCATCGAGGGAGGTAAAGGAGATCCGACTGAATACATTGGCGGTGGCAGCGATGTTTTACTTGTAAATGCCAATACTAAATATAAAGACGAGGCTGTAAAGGCTGCAAAATATTTGGCTGAGAATATGTCTCTTGAGTTTTACAAAGTTGGAGCTGCTTTGCCTACATGGAAATACGATAGTGTAGATCAGTCAAAAGTCGATCCTTTAGAGATACAGATAATGAATAACATCGTGGCGAATTCTAAAGACAGCGTCCTTGCGTGGGATCTGTACCTTGAAGGGGATCAAGCACAGACACATAAAGATTTGGTAGCACAATTATTTGCAAAACAAATTACTCCACAGGATTACGCTAAACAGATGCAAGAAAAAATCAATGGAAAATAA
- a CDS encoding extracellular solute-binding protein, which translates to MKRFKKLILVLLSVVLIISASACGTSSNNSNNSNASNSSKSSGSSEKITLTFWNLYTGEPAKTKVKEIIDQWNKENPNVQIVESVTENDAYKTKIKTAIAANEAPDIFETWAGGFSQPFVESGKILQLDSYLNDGTKDQLLPGAFDNVTYDGKIYGIPFDQQASVLYINKELFDKYNVKVPTTFSELIDAIKTFKSKGITPFALGEKDEWPGMWYYDMIALREGGVQLTRDALNGKASFDNQAFVDAAQKLQDMVNAGAFDSGFMGLTRDEATAEFNQGKAAMYFGGNFDAAAFDSDPSSLVKGKIEAVRFPTIEGGKGDPTEYIGGSVGALMVSANSKHKDEAVKAAKYLAKQLSDMEYLIAAGLPEWKYDSVDQSKVDPLEIQIMNNIVANAKGSVPAWDIYLNGDAAQIHKDLVAQLFAKQITPQDYAKQMQQKINGK; encoded by the coding sequence ATGAAAAGATTTAAAAAACTCATACTAGTATTACTATCGGTTGTACTGATTATTTCAGCATCAGCATGTGGTACTAGCTCAAACAACTCAAATAACTCTAATGCTTCTAATTCATCGAAGTCATCAGGTTCATCTGAAAAGATAACGCTTACGTTCTGGAATCTATATACTGGTGAACCAGCAAAAACAAAAGTTAAGGAGATCATCGATCAGTGGAATAAAGAAAATCCGAATGTACAGATTGTAGAAAGCGTAACAGAAAATGATGCTTACAAGACGAAGATAAAGACAGCAATAGCAGCAAATGAAGCACCAGATATTTTTGAGACGTGGGCTGGAGGATTTTCACAACCTTTTGTAGAATCAGGCAAAATTCTCCAATTAGATAGCTATTTAAATGATGGAACAAAAGATCAATTGTTACCAGGTGCTTTTGATAATGTTACGTATGATGGCAAAATATATGGTATCCCATTTGATCAACAAGCAAGTGTACTTTATATAAACAAAGAGCTTTTTGATAAATACAATGTAAAGGTTCCTACAACATTTAGCGAACTTATTGATGCCATAAAGACGTTTAAGTCGAAAGGCATAACACCATTTGCTTTAGGTGAGAAAGATGAATGGCCTGGAATGTGGTACTATGATATGATAGCGCTTCGCGAAGGCGGTGTGCAGCTTACGAGAGATGCTTTAAACGGCAAAGCATCATTTGACAACCAAGCATTTGTAGATGCAGCTCAGAAGCTTCAAGACATGGTTAATGCAGGTGCATTTGATTCTGGATTTATGGGGCTTACGAGGGATGAAGCCACAGCAGAATTCAATCAAGGAAAAGCTGCTATGTACTTTGGAGGAAATTTCGATGCAGCGGCATTCGATTCAGACCCATCATCTCTTGTAAAAGGCAAGATTGAAGCAGTAAGATTCCCGACAATTGAAGGCGGCAAAGGCGATCCTACAGAGTATATTGGAGGTTCAGTTGGAGCATTAATGGTTAGTGCAAATTCAAAACATAAGGATGAAGCTGTCAAAGCCGCAAAATACCTTGCAAAACAACTATCAGACATGGAGTATTTGATAGCTGCTGGCTTGCCAGAGTGGAAATACGATAGTGTAGATCAATCAAAAGTTGATCCATTAGAGATTCAGATTATGAATAATATCGTTGCAAATGCTAAAGGCAGTGTTCCTGCTTGGGATATTTATCTTAATGGCGATGCTGCACAGATTCATAAAGATTTAGTAGCACAATTGTTTGCAAAACAGATTACGCCACAGGACTATGCAAAACAGATGCAACAAAAGATAAACGGAAAATAA
- a CDS encoding endo-1,4-beta-xylanase — protein MSLNTSDELNHRKGIVKIRLTKKDGSPIKDAEVTVSQVKHKFLFGCGAFDSLPLANGELEENDKEKIEERFEKFFDVFNYATIPFYWGRFEPEKGKPDTNRLKKASEWLVSKGCIVKGHPLCWHTVTAPWLLDMSNEDILKAQLERIKREVSDFKGLVDIWDVINEVVIMPIFDKYDNGITRICKELGRIRLVKEVFNEAKKANPDAVLLINDFNTSISYEILIEGCLEAGIPIDAIGIQSHMHQGYWGVEKTLEVLERFSHFNIPLHFTENTLLSGHLMPPEIEDLNDYQISDWPSTPDGEEQQAMEIVKHYKTLFVHPMVESITWWNFCDENAWLGAPAGLLRRDNSCKPSYYELKKLIKDEWWTHPTRLVTSNTGEFEFTGFLGEYELIVGNRKFHFNLDKRSTSIEITV, from the coding sequence ATGAGCCTAAATACTTCAGATGAATTAAACCACCGCAAAGGAATCGTTAAAATAAGGCTAACTAAAAAAGACGGTTCACCTATAAAAGACGCTGAAGTCACTGTGTCGCAAGTGAAGCATAAATTTTTATTTGGATGCGGAGCATTCGATTCTCTTCCACTTGCCAATGGTGAATTAGAAGAAAACGATAAAGAAAAAATTGAGGAACGTTTTGAAAAATTTTTTGATGTATTTAATTATGCCACGATTCCCTTTTATTGGGGTAGATTTGAACCTGAAAAAGGAAAGCCAGATACAAATAGACTCAAAAAAGCATCAGAGTGGCTTGTATCAAAAGGCTGCATTGTAAAAGGGCATCCACTTTGCTGGCATACCGTAACAGCACCTTGGCTCTTAGATATGAGCAATGAAGACATATTAAAAGCTCAGCTTGAACGCATAAAACGTGAAGTAAGCGATTTTAAAGGATTAGTTGACATATGGGATGTAATAAATGAAGTCGTCATCATGCCTATTTTTGATAAGTACGACAATGGAATAACCAGGATATGCAAAGAATTAGGCCGCATTCGCCTTGTAAAAGAAGTTTTTAATGAAGCAAAAAAGGCTAATCCTGATGCAGTTTTACTTATAAATGACTTTAATACATCAATTTCATACGAAATACTCATAGAAGGATGCCTTGAAGCTGGAATCCCTATTGATGCCATAGGAATTCAGTCACACATGCATCAAGGATATTGGGGCGTCGAGAAGACTTTAGAAGTACTTGAGAGATTTTCCCATTTCAACATTCCATTGCATTTTACAGAAAATACGTTGTTATCCGGACATTTGATGCCACCCGAGATAGAGGATTTAAATGACTACCAAATAAGTGATTGGCCGTCAACACCTGATGGTGAAGAACAACAAGCAATGGAAATTGTAAAGCATTATAAGACTCTTTTTGTGCATCCAATGGTAGAATCAATCACATGGTGGAATTTTTGTGATGAAAATGCATGGCTTGGTGCACCTGCAGGTCTTCTTAGACGTGACAATTCATGCAAACCATCATACTATGAATTAAAAAAGCTTATAAAAGATGAATGGTGGACGCATCCTACACGACTTGTCACAAGCAATACAGGCGAATTCGAATTCACAGGCTTTTTAGGAGAATATGAATTAATCGTCGGCAATAGAAAATTTCACTTTAACCTCGATAAAAGAAGCACATCAATAGAAATTACAGTCTAA